In a genomic window of Pedobacter sp. KBS0701:
- a CDS encoding glycoside hydrolase family 32 protein has product MMSNRSSYGFDLRYVLGLFLLLSGTVKGQEIDRKAQEYRPMYHFSPAKGWMGDPDGLVHYNNTYHLFWWGHAVSKDLVHWQEMPRPMKEGMGFSYFSGSVVVDKMNTSGFGKNSMIAFYTKHLPGDSLPETQAISISNNEGQSFDYYQGNPILDINKVFFRDPQVFWYEQDKSWKMVVSRPDVQQIHIYQSSDLKNWAFCSSFEGLGAKNSFWECPDLFELPIEGSNKKKWMLIVGRGPNRVQYFVGNFNGKAFVTDKKLADYLSFGQGIKGAVFEDFEGKNPKWPKFPEGHENKVSGVTDYLGKHYLSTENVSTADVRSKSQAFTINTKAINFLLMGGNHQDSTCINLLVDGKVVRTAHGDNTRVFKWNGWDVRPWIGKKAQLELVDLSRDTTNGFIAIDHILFSDQLSNQHLEHALWLDDGPDYYATRTWRDYDNKNGLTDTVNAIGWMGNWDYARKAPSKWGKGFQSIPRVMTLRETPSGWRVFQQPIPQFAQLRDSGIRQQVELKGIQTLKNFKPEVNSYELDATFTPGTAKAFGLNLFVCEGRKLELRYDPQLGELTLDRRNCTNFVTDTAFTKSFAKKYAVPLALDKGSLRLHIFIDRSSIEIFANGGEKVLSATTFAADTQTGLETFSEGGNTKLNIQAWKLKSIW; this is encoded by the coding sequence ATGATGAGCAATAGATCTAGTTATGGTTTTGATTTGCGGTATGTACTAGGACTGTTTTTATTGTTGAGCGGCACTGTAAAAGGCCAGGAAATCGATAGAAAAGCACAGGAATACCGACCTATGTATCATTTCAGTCCTGCAAAAGGATGGATGGGCGACCCGGATGGACTTGTTCATTATAATAATACTTACCACCTTTTTTGGTGGGGCCATGCGGTTTCGAAGGATCTGGTTCATTGGCAGGAAATGCCAAGACCTATGAAAGAAGGAATGGGATTTTCTTACTTCAGCGGGTCGGTGGTCGTAGATAAAATGAACACTAGCGGTTTTGGAAAGAATAGTATGATCGCTTTCTATACCAAACACCTTCCCGGTGATTCACTTCCTGAAACACAGGCTATTTCCATCAGTAATAATGAGGGGCAAAGTTTTGACTATTACCAGGGGAATCCGATTTTGGATATCAATAAAGTGTTTTTCAGGGATCCGCAGGTTTTCTGGTATGAGCAGGATAAAAGCTGGAAAATGGTCGTTTCCAGGCCTGATGTCCAGCAGATTCATATCTATCAGTCATCAGATCTCAAAAACTGGGCATTTTGCAGCAGCTTTGAAGGCTTGGGTGCAAAAAACTCATTCTGGGAATGTCCTGACCTTTTCGAGCTTCCGATTGAAGGAAGCAATAAGAAGAAATGGATGCTAATCGTTGGAAGAGGTCCGAATCGGGTACAGTATTTTGTGGGCAATTTTAACGGAAAGGCTTTTGTAACAGATAAAAAACTCGCAGATTACCTTAGTTTTGGACAAGGTATTAAGGGGGCTGTTTTTGAAGATTTCGAAGGCAAAAACCCAAAATGGCCAAAGTTTCCGGAAGGGCATGAAAATAAAGTATCTGGTGTGACTGATTATCTAGGTAAGCATTACCTCAGTACCGAAAATGTTTCCACAGCAGATGTCCGGTCAAAATCCCAGGCTTTCACCATTAACACTAAAGCCATTAATTTTTTGCTGATGGGCGGAAATCACCAGGATAGTACCTGTATAAATCTTTTGGTAGATGGCAAGGTAGTGAGGACAGCTCATGGTGATAATACCAGGGTTTTTAAATGGAACGGATGGGATGTACGCCCTTGGATAGGTAAAAAAGCACAACTGGAGCTTGTAGATTTGAGTAGAGATACGACTAACGGGTTCATTGCTATTGATCATATCCTGTTTTCTGATCAGTTAAGCAATCAACACCTTGAACACGCTTTGTGGCTGGATGACGGACCGGATTATTACGCCACCAGAACCTGGCGGGACTACGACAACAAAAATGGCCTGACCGACACCGTTAATGCCATCGGCTGGATGGGGAACTGGGACTATGCACGCAAGGCACCATCCAAATGGGGAAAGGGGTTTCAATCTATTCCCCGGGTGATGACTTTGAGAGAGACGCCATCTGGATGGAGGGTTTTTCAGCAGCCGATACCGCAGTTTGCTCAACTTCGCGACAGCGGTATTCGTCAACAGGTAGAGCTAAAAGGTATTCAAACTTTAAAAAACTTTAAACCTGAGGTGAATTCTTATGAACTTGATGCCACATTCACCCCCGGAACCGCTAAGGCATTTGGATTGAACCTATTCGTTTGTGAAGGCAGAAAATTAGAACTCAGGTATGATCCGCAGCTTGGTGAACTTACTTTAGACCGTCGCAACTGTACCAACTTCGTTACCGATACAGCTTTTACAAAATCGTTTGCAAAAAAGTATGCTGTACCCTTAGCTTTGGATAAAGGCAGCCTTCGTTTACATATCTTTATCGATCGTTCCTCGATTGAAATATTCGCAAATGGTGGAGAAAAAGTATTAAGTGCTACAACATTTGCTGCTGACACTCAAACCGGTCTGGAAACTTTTTCTGAGGGTGGAAACACAAAATTAAATATCCAGGCATGGAAACTCAAAAGTATATGGTAA
- a CDS encoding glycoside hydrolase family 32 protein, whose amino-acid sequence MALKRILLAGMAISLFLSCTKEKTYAPAEPFSEEKFNIFPKPQISPNSTTGQSTGWVGDVMPSYVNGQFELFFLHDDPDQVKQSSAGQHAIHKLSSKNLLDFSYDGEMIPYGNKSTQDNLIGTGSMVKAGNTNYFYYTGFNANNSWLQNTNSALVSANTREAIMYATSSTTTGWTKKPGFALKAPDGYATTDFRDPYVFYNTEFSAYWMMVSAQKDGKGVILVYTSTDPASDNWQLRGPLSVEGDYLMLECADVFKIDDKYFMLFAEDWSTSPGTHYRVASSSAGPWFKPADGMDMFDGHQFYAGKTASNGTERYAFGWAHRRNPENDNGVRTWGGNLISQQITKLGNDKLAVKAPNSVKSYFSKDADATVSAQSGSVSGSAGSYTLTSTSSSSGYRFAALNGTTMVKGKLALSNLNGTASLNFNAKTDLSGSYQIRFEPASKRIAAYNNGQEVTRVPFVFEQGKTYDFSIIVDGSIIVLYLNDQVALTNRSYSAKGMPWSLTANGLELKVTNLKISTH is encoded by the coding sequence ATGGCATTGAAAAGAATATTATTAGCAGGAATGGCGATTTCGCTTTTCCTGTCTTGCACCAAAGAAAAAACATACGCCCCGGCCGAGCCTTTTAGTGAAGAGAAATTTAACATTTTCCCGAAACCACAAATAAGCCCGAATTCCACTACAGGCCAGTCAACAGGTTGGGTTGGCGATGTGATGCCCAGCTATGTGAACGGGCAGTTTGAACTGTTTTTTCTCCACGACGACCCGGATCAGGTGAAGCAAAGCAGCGCTGGTCAGCATGCCATCCACAAGCTGAGTTCTAAAAACCTGCTAGATTTCAGCTATGATGGCGAGATGATTCCTTACGGCAATAAATCTACACAAGATAACCTCATTGGCACAGGCTCTATGGTAAAAGCTGGAAACACCAATTACTTTTACTATACAGGTTTTAATGCAAACAACAGCTGGTTACAAAATACCAACAGCGCATTGGTTTCAGCCAATACCCGCGAAGCAATTATGTATGCTACCAGCAGCACAACTACAGGCTGGACAAAGAAGCCTGGTTTTGCGCTAAAAGCGCCAGACGGTTATGCAACAACAGACTTTAGAGATCCTTATGTATTCTACAATACCGAGTTTTCTGCCTACTGGATGATGGTGAGTGCTCAGAAAGATGGAAAAGGTGTAATTCTGGTTTACACCAGCACCGATCCGGCAAGTGATAACTGGCAATTAAGAGGCCCTCTTTCTGTTGAAGGTGATTACCTGATGCTCGAATGTGCAGACGTTTTCAAAATTGATGACAAGTATTTTATGCTTTTTGCAGAAGATTGGAGCACAAGCCCGGGAACGCATTACAGAGTTGCATCGTCTTCAGCGGGACCATGGTTCAAACCAGCAGACGGAATGGATATGTTTGACGGGCATCAGTTTTATGCTGGTAAAACAGCAAGTAATGGTACTGAACGTTATGCCTTCGGCTGGGCACACCGCCGCAATCCGGAAAATGACAATGGTGTTCGCACCTGGGGAGGAAACCTCATCAGCCAGCAAATTACTAAGCTAGGCAACGATAAGCTTGCGGTGAAAGCCCCAAATAGCGTAAAAAGTTATTTTAGTAAAGATGCAGATGCTACCGTGAGCGCTCAGAGCGGCTCCGTTAGCGGATCGGCTGGTAGCTATACCCTAACCAGCACCTCTTCATCTTCAGGCTACCGGTTTGCAGCGCTTAACGGAACAACTATGGTTAAAGGAAAACTAGCTTTAAGCAATCTTAACGGAACAGCCTCCTTAAACTTTAATGCAAAAACTGATCTTAGCGGATCCTACCAGATCAGGTTCGAACCGGCATCAAAACGTATTGCCGCCTATAATAATGGCCAGGAAGTTACCCGTGTTCCGTTTGTTTTCGAACAGGGGAAAACATACGACTTTAGTATTATCGTGGATGGATCGATTATCGTCCTCTATCTTAATGACCAGGTTGCTTTAACAAATAGAAGCTATAGTGCAAAAGGAATGCCATGGTCGCTAACTGCTAATGGTTTAGAACTAAAAGTTACTAATTTGAAAATATCAACCCACTAA
- a CDS encoding glycoside hydrolase family 32 protein has translation MEPYRPKYHFTPKAHWMNDPNGMVYLNGKYHLFFQYNPDSTIWGPMHWAHAISKDMIHWEEQPIALYPDSLGTIFSGSAVIDKDNTAGFGKNAMVAIFTHHNKKIEDQKTGLHQYQSLAYSTDEGKTWTKYAGNPVLPNPGIWDFRDPKVMWHAATGKWIMTLATKDRITFYSSPDLKKWAKESEFGEKLGAHGGVWECPDLFPLELNGKTHWVLLVSINPGGPNGGSATQYFTGDFDGKFFKPASEKQKWMDYGTDNYAGVTFSNTGTRKVLMGWMNNWNYANVVPTKAWRGATTLPRDLTLKKVGEEIYLTSTPVTELSKLEKVVFERKGLTGINSLDLSIGLIEGKGTRVEMQVNSPGDFSLELGDGKNQRLIIGFEQNKGYFIDRSNAGNGAFEKNFAKKQFSPRISNADYKKIIVFIDAASVELFADDGLTAMTEVFFPIQKNTLLEIKSLQKIDVPMVKVSTIEHAN, from the coding sequence ATGGAACCTTATCGCCCAAAATACCACTTCACACCCAAAGCCCATTGGATGAACGATCCAAATGGAATGGTTTATCTGAATGGAAAATACCATTTATTTTTTCAGTATAATCCCGATTCTACCATTTGGGGCCCTATGCACTGGGCGCATGCAATAAGCAAGGATATGATTCACTGGGAAGAGCAGCCGATAGCGCTATATCCGGATAGCCTGGGCACAATATTCTCTGGAAGTGCAGTAATAGATAAGGATAATACGGCGGGATTTGGTAAAAATGCCATGGTCGCAATCTTTACTCATCACAACAAGAAAATTGAAGATCAGAAGACGGGACTTCACCAATATCAAAGCCTGGCTTACAGTACTGATGAGGGTAAAACCTGGACAAAGTACGCTGGAAATCCTGTTCTCCCCAATCCGGGGATCTGGGATTTCAGAGATCCCAAAGTAATGTGGCATGCGGCTACCGGAAAATGGATTATGACCTTAGCCACTAAAGACCGGATTACATTTTATTCCTCTCCTGATTTAAAGAAATGGGCCAAGGAAAGCGAATTTGGCGAAAAGCTGGGTGCCCATGGTGGTGTTTGGGAATGTCCTGACTTATTCCCGCTCGAACTTAATGGTAAAACACATTGGGTACTTCTGGTCAGCATCAATCCGGGCGGACCAAATGGTGGTTCAGCCACGCAGTATTTTACAGGTGATTTTGATGGAAAATTTTTTAAACCAGCTTCTGAAAAGCAAAAATGGATGGACTATGGTACTGACAATTATGCGGGTGTTACTTTTTCCAATACCGGAACAAGAAAAGTGCTGATGGGATGGATGAACAACTGGAACTATGCCAACGTGGTACCAACGAAGGCCTGGCGTGGCGCTACTACCCTACCCCGCGATTTAACACTTAAAAAAGTTGGTGAAGAGATTTATCTTACTTCAACTCCTGTTACTGAATTGTCGAAATTAGAAAAGGTTGTATTTGAACGCAAAGGATTGACTGGAATTAATTCGTTAGATCTTTCAATAGGTTTAATAGAAGGAAAAGGCACCAGGGTTGAGATGCAGGTTAATAGTCCGGGCGACTTCAGCCTTGAACTTGGAGATGGGAAAAACCAGCGGCTTATTATCGGTTTCGAACAGAACAAAGGCTATTTTATTGACCGCAGTAATGCAGGTAATGGTGCATTTGAGAAAAATTTCGCTAAAAAGCAGTTCTCACCAAGGATTTCAAATGCAGATTATAAAAAAATAATCGTCTTTATTGACGCCGCATCTGTAGAACTGTTTGCAGATGATGGACTTACTGCAATGACTGAAGTATTTTTTCCAATCCAGAAAAACACTCTACTGGAAATAAAAAGTCTGCAGAAAATTGATGTTCCAATGGTAAAAGTATCTACAATTGAACACGCTAATTAA
- a CDS encoding RagB/SusD family nutrient uptake outer membrane protein, producing the protein MKKYIITLAVSLILATGCKKALEVGPKGSLNESQVATPAQAEGFVTAAYSQLGNDEINRAFSMYQYGNIRADDAYKGGGGINDGDVFHNMETFIASRPDQWNYDGIWFNIYVGIRRANEGIRVLSKFSEAEYPMVKTRLAELRFLRGYWYLMVENLFKNIPYIDDTVPSDDYKLVKNNALSRDQILEKIAGDFQAAAEALPATQPQIGRANKFAAYAFLAKTRLFQAYTQNATHAVTGIDQNRLQQVIDASDQVLASSYKLQSDFANNFTSGTFENGIEAIMSVQFSSNDGAGRGRVNFGDMLTVPQGIGCCDFQKPSQTLMNAFRTTTTGIPLFDTFNQQNVDFATNTVDPRVDHTISRPGAPWKYDPTRVVTASWSRNIPLYGTYNSMKENVSPDCDCFINLAPFFGNTKARIMIRLADVMLFKAEALIELGRQTEALPIINAIRDRASKSTAKLVMANGQPTSRYNVQQYVPGTNIVWDQANARKALRFERRLEMALEGERFFDLIRWGVADQVINSFFDSEKGFRSIFTSARFTKGRDEYLPIPQNQIFFSENNYVQNPGY; encoded by the coding sequence ATGAAAAAATATATAATCACCCTTGCTGTCTCGCTAATATTAGCCACAGGCTGCAAAAAAGCACTTGAAGTTGGACCTAAAGGTTCGCTAAACGAAAGCCAGGTTGCCACTCCGGCACAGGCCGAAGGTTTTGTAACCGCAGCCTACTCACAACTAGGAAACGATGAAATTAACAGGGCATTCAGTATGTACCAGTATGGAAACATCCGCGCTGATGATGCCTATAAAGGTGGTGGTGGCATCAATGATGGAGATGTTTTCCATAACATGGAGACTTTTATTGCCTCCCGACCTGACCAATGGAATTATGACGGCATCTGGTTTAATATCTATGTAGGCATCAGGCGGGCAAATGAAGGCATCAGGGTACTGAGCAAGTTTAGCGAAGCCGAATACCCAATGGTTAAAACCCGTTTAGCCGAGCTCCGTTTCTTACGCGGATACTGGTACCTGATGGTAGAAAATTTGTTCAAAAACATCCCATATATTGATGATACAGTACCTTCAGATGACTACAAATTAGTGAAGAACAATGCATTGAGCAGGGATCAGATTTTAGAGAAGATCGCTGGTGACTTCCAGGCTGCTGCTGAGGCACTACCGGCAACACAGCCACAAATCGGAAGAGCCAACAAATTTGCTGCTTACGCTTTTTTGGCTAAAACACGTTTGTTCCAGGCTTACACGCAGAATGCAACACACGCAGTTACGGGAATCGACCAGAACCGTTTACAACAGGTTATTGATGCATCCGACCAGGTACTAGCTTCATCCTATAAGTTACAGTCAGATTTTGCAAATAATTTCACATCCGGAACATTCGAGAATGGCATTGAAGCAATTATGTCCGTTCAGTTTTCCAGTAATGATGGCGCAGGAAGAGGCCGTGTAAATTTCGGTGATATGCTTACAGTACCACAGGGTATCGGATGCTGCGATTTCCAAAAACCGTCACAAACCCTGATGAATGCTTTCAGAACAACTACTACCGGGATACCGCTATTCGATACTTTCAACCAACAAAATGTTGATTTTGCTACAAACACAGTTGATCCAAGGGTAGACCATACCATATCCCGTCCTGGTGCTCCATGGAAATACGATCCGACAAGAGTAGTTACAGCAAGTTGGAGCAGGAATATTCCTTTGTACGGAACTTATAATTCCATGAAAGAAAACGTATCACCTGATTGCGACTGTTTTATAAATCTTGCTCCATTTTTTGGAAATACAAAAGCCAGAATCATGATCAGGTTAGCTGATGTAATGTTATTTAAAGCAGAAGCGCTGATTGAACTGGGCAGGCAGACTGAGGCTTTACCGATTATAAATGCCATAAGAGACCGGGCATCTAAAAGTACAGCAAAACTGGTAATGGCCAACGGACAGCCCACCTCCAGATACAACGTACAGCAATATGTTCCGGGTACAAACATCGTCTGGGATCAGGCAAATGCCAGAAAAGCTTTGCGATTTGAACGCCGTTTAGAAATGGCACTGGAAGGAGAACGGTTTTTTGATCTCATCCGATGGGGCGTAGCTGACCAGGTTATCAACTCCTTTTTTGATTCGGAAAAAGGCTTCAGAAGTATCTTTACGAGTGCGAGATTTACAAAAGGAAGGGACGAATATCTACCAATTCCTCAAAACCAAATATTCTTTAGTGAAAACAACTATGTTCAAAATCCAGGTTACTAA
- a CDS encoding MFS transporter produces MIQNLSVKEIETTKKVLPMILATAIFMQMLDSTVLNTSLPAIAKDLNESPLNMQNAIIGYVLTLAVFMPVSGFLSDKFGTKKIFIFALALFSVGSLFCSLSGSLTQLVISRMIQGVGGSLMTPVGKLALVKTFPKKDLLKAINFAIIPALIGPVLGPLVGGYMVDYLSWHWIFLINIPMGLAGIFLSLRYMPDYRSPVIDFDLRGFLIFAAASLLLSISLELFGNALYITPALTILLFGIVMLYFYYRHATTDNNPIFPMNLFKVRTFRVGILGNLATRLGISSIPLLLPMMIQIAYGQSAVISGWIVAPMALTAILAKSMVIKILNKFGYRTTLMANTFIIGVLICFMAIPATGASIYYYVPIIAILGFFNSIQFTAMNTISIADLREYHTSSGNSLISVNQQLAIGFGVAFGLIVLKAFRGDVKLIHDDIHYAFRYTFLVVGILTILSGFVFRRLHFKDGENLK; encoded by the coding sequence ATGATTCAGAATTTATCTGTCAAAGAAATAGAAACAACCAAAAAGGTCTTGCCTATGATATTGGCTACTGCAATTTTTATGCAGATGCTTGATTCAACAGTCCTGAATACCTCTCTTCCGGCCATTGCGAAAGATTTGAATGAATCTCCGCTCAATATGCAAAACGCAATCATTGGTTATGTACTGACGCTGGCTGTTTTTATGCCGGTTAGTGGTTTTCTCTCAGATAAATTCGGTACCAAAAAGATATTTATTTTTGCCCTTGCACTCTTTAGTGTGGGATCTCTTTTTTGCTCACTCTCCGGCAGTCTGACACAATTGGTCATTTCCAGAATGATACAAGGGGTAGGTGGAAGTCTGATGACTCCGGTTGGGAAACTGGCTTTGGTGAAGACCTTTCCAAAAAAGGATTTATTGAAGGCTATAAATTTCGCTATCATCCCTGCCCTCATCGGGCCGGTACTGGGCCCCCTGGTTGGGGGTTACATGGTAGATTATCTCTCCTGGCACTGGATATTTCTGATCAACATCCCCATGGGACTGGCGGGCATTTTTCTGAGCTTACGGTATATGCCAGACTATCGTTCGCCAGTAATTGATTTCGATTTAAGGGGCTTTCTCATTTTTGCCGCAGCTTCATTGTTGCTTTCCATCTCCCTTGAATTATTTGGAAATGCACTTTATATTACACCTGCCCTTACCATTCTGTTATTTGGTATCGTGATGTTGTATTTCTATTACCGGCATGCTACGACTGATAATAACCCTATTTTCCCCATGAACCTGTTTAAGGTCAGAACGTTCAGGGTCGGGATACTTGGGAATCTGGCAACACGGCTGGGCATCAGTTCGATACCGCTATTATTGCCAATGATGATTCAGATAGCCTATGGCCAGTCTGCTGTAATCTCTGGCTGGATAGTGGCTCCAATGGCGCTAACGGCAATTCTTGCTAAATCTATGGTGATAAAAATTCTGAATAAATTTGGTTACAGAACCACATTGATGGCGAACACCTTTATCATTGGCGTTTTGATCTGCTTTATGGCTATACCTGCAACTGGAGCGTCCATCTATTATTATGTACCCATTATTGCCATACTGGGATTTTTCAACTCTATACAGTTCACCGCGATGAACACCATTTCGATTGCAGATTTGCGTGAATATCATACCAGCAGTGGCAATTCTTTGATTTCAGTGAATCAGCAGCTGGCTATTGGATTTGGTGTTGCCTTTGGGCTGATTGTGCTGAAGGCATTCAGGGGAGATGTAAAACTGATACATGATGACATCCATTATGCGTTCAGGTACACTTTTCTGGTAGTAGGCATTTTGACAATTCTATCCGGTTTTGTTTTTAGAAGACTGCATTTCAAGGACGGTGAGAATTTGAAATAA
- a CDS encoding DUF4960 domain-containing protein — protein MKLKQILKAFLAFAVVLTFIGCKKDKNNDFKLDSQVQLVSYSINGIAATIDQKTGAISVSVPFGTDISNLMPKVEMPDGATSSMNFDKPINFTGAVDFRVVNGNLFKDYSTTVKIIPPLKSVSVGSLKASINHDNRTATLILPDGTDLAGIKPTIEAEADIVVSPLSGTAQNFNQPVTYTFTKGNFTTSYQVTFISNSVSEYAFLGTASSRSTITNPDEKAASDWFFATYPTADYISFGALETGKRLSNYKVIWWHYDSAQDLPAQATSAASLNALKAYRNAGGSLLLTSFAGRYVEALGIVPAGKGPNNVFGDFLPNGFIENGSDWGISFKGKESHPLFQGLETYETGKANLLQKGTFRLNHTAWWFLPDWGGYMNGAGWRQQTGGINLASEAWDDNLDGRVGIAEWPQANGPGNVVIITFGAYDWYSEPQNGASTSNRFITNIRRLTKNAIDYLKK, from the coding sequence ATGAAATTAAAGCAAATATTGAAAGCATTTTTAGCTTTTGCTGTAGTCTTAACATTTATAGGCTGCAAAAAGGATAAGAACAATGATTTTAAACTTGACAGCCAGGTACAACTGGTCTCTTATTCAATTAACGGTATTGCTGCAACCATCGACCAAAAAACAGGTGCGATAAGCGTTAGTGTTCCTTTTGGCACGGATATTTCAAATCTGATGCCTAAGGTGGAAATGCCAGATGGCGCAACAAGTTCCATGAATTTTGATAAGCCCATTAATTTTACTGGTGCCGTAGATTTCAGGGTAGTGAATGGAAATCTTTTCAAAGATTATTCCACAACGGTAAAAATTATTCCTCCGCTCAAAAGCGTCTCTGTAGGCAGCTTAAAGGCATCGATAAATCACGATAACCGTACCGCAACGTTAATCCTTCCCGACGGAACAGATTTAGCCGGAATTAAACCAACCATAGAAGCAGAAGCAGATATTGTGGTTAGTCCGCTGAGTGGCACAGCACAGAATTTCAATCAACCGGTAACCTACACTTTCACCAAGGGCAATTTTACAACAAGTTACCAGGTCACCTTTATCAGCAATTCTGTGAGTGAGTATGCATTTTTAGGTACAGCAAGTTCAAGATCTACAATAACTAATCCGGATGAAAAAGCAGCAAGTGACTGGTTTTTTGCCACCTACCCTACTGCAGACTATATTTCATTTGGTGCACTGGAAACCGGAAAACGTCTGTCTAACTATAAAGTAATCTGGTGGCATTACGATTCTGCACAAGATCTCCCTGCTCAGGCAACCAGTGCGGCCAGTTTGAATGCACTGAAAGCCTACCGTAATGCAGGTGGAAGTTTGCTATTAACATCTTTCGCCGGCAGGTACGTTGAAGCATTAGGCATAGTGCCGGCAGGTAAGGGGCCAAATAATGTTTTTGGTGACTTTCTACCAAACGGCTTCATCGAAAATGGCAGCGATTGGGGTATCTCTTTTAAAGGTAAGGAATCTCATCCCCTCTTTCAGGGTTTAGAGACTTATGAAACCGGAAAGGCGAATCTTTTGCAAAAAGGAACATTCAGGCTAAACCATACAGCCTGGTGGTTTCTTCCAGATTGGGGAGGCTACATGAACGGTGCAGGATGGCGTCAGCAAACAGGTGGCATAAACCTGGCATCTGAAGCATGGGACGATAACCTTGACGGCCGCGTTGGCATTGCTGAATGGCCACAGGCAAATGGCCCCGGAAATGTAGTGATTATCACTTTTGGTGCTTATGACTGGTATTCTGAACCTCAAAATGGTGCCTCAACCAGCAACAGGTTTATTACCAACATTCGCAGACTCACTAAAAATGCGATCGACTATCTAAAAAAATAA